CGGGTGCCGCATGACCGGACAGTTCCAGCTTACCGAAGACCAGCTCGCCATCCAGGACATGGCGCGCAAATTCACCGCCGACCGCATCACCCCGTTCGCCGCGCAGTGGGACGAGGATCATCACTTCCCGCGCGACGTGGTCCAGGCCGCGGGCGAGCTCGGCTTCGGGGCAATCTATGTCAGCGAGGAATCGGGCGGCATCGCGCTGGGGCGGCTGGAGGCGGCGCTGATCATGGAAGCGATGGCGTACGGCTGCCCGGCGACGAGCGCCTATGTCTCGATCCACAACATGGCGAGCTGGATGATCGACCGGTTCGGCTCTGCCGAGGTCAAGGCGCGCTTCCTGCCGAAACTCGTCAGCATGGAGCACATCGCGAGTTACGCGCTGACCGAGCCGGGATCGGGTTCGGACGCGGCCGCGCTCAAGACCACCGCGCGGCTCGACGGGGACCACTACGTCCTCAACGGCACCAAGCAGTTCATCTCCGGCAGCGGGTTCAACGACATCTACGTCGTGATGGTCCGCACGAGCGAGGATCGCGCAAAAGGCATCACGTGCCTGGTGGTCGAAAAGGGCACTCCCGGCCTCAGCCACGGCGCGCCGGAGAAGAAGCTCGGCTGGAACGCCAGCCCCACGGCGCAGCTCATCTTCGAAGACTGCCGCGTGCCGGTCGCCAACCGCGTCGGCGGCGAAGGCGAAGGGTTCCGCTTCGCCATGGCGGGGCTCGACGGCGGACGGCTGAATATCGGCGCCTGTTCGCTCGGCGGGGCGCAGCGCTGCCTCGACGAGGCGGTCAACTACACCAAGGAGCGCCAGCAGTTCGGCCAGCCGATCGCGGACTTCCAGAACACCCAGTTCATGCTGGCCGACATGGCCACCGACCTGGAGGCGGCGCGTGCCCTGCTCTACCTCGCCGCCGCGAAGGTAACCGACGGCGCGCCCGACAAGACGCGGTTTTCCGCCATGGCCAAGCGCCTCGCGACCGACAGCGGCAGCAGGATCGTCAACGACGCGCTGCAATTGTTCGGCGGCTACGGCTATCTCAAGGACTATCCGATCGAACGCTTCTGGCGCGACCTGCGCGTGCATTCGATCCTCGAAGGGACGAACCAGGTGATGCGCATGATCGTCGGCCGGGATATGTTGCGGCAATGACCTCCGACGTCCTCATCCGCAGCGACGGCCGCGTCGGGCACATCTCCCTGAATCGCCCCAAGGCGCTCCACGCGCTGACGCTCGACATGTGCCATGCGATGAGCGCGGCGCTGACCGATTGGTCGGCGGACGACGCAGTGGAGGCCGTGATCCTCGACCACGCGGAGGGCCGCGGGTTCTGCGCGGGCGGCGACATCGCCTTCCTGCGCAATTCAGCGCTGAACGACGGCGGTGTATCGGGCCGCGCGTTCTTCCACGACGAATACCAGCTCAACCACCAGATGTTCGAATACGCCAAGCCGATCGTCGCGTTCATGGACGGGGTGACGATGGGCGGCGGCGTGGGGATCAGCCAGCCGGCTGACTTCCGCGTGGCGACCGAACACACGCGCTTCGCCATGCCGGAAACCGGCATCGGCCTGTTTCCCGATGTGGGCGGCGGCTGGTATCTTTCGCGCCTGCCCGGCCGGCTCGGCCAGTTCCTCGCGCTGACCGGGGCACGCCTGGACGGTGCGGAGTGCCTGTGGGCGGGCCTCGCCACGCATTACCTGCCGGCTGAGAAGCTGGCCGAAGCCAAGGCGCGCATCGCGGACCATCCGGACCGGATCGCCGGCATCCTTTCGGAATTGTCGGTCACCCCGCCTGCCGCGCGGATCGAGGAAAATGTCGGGAACATCGCCCACCATTTCAGGTCGGACAGGCTGGAAGACATCGTGGCCAGCCTCGAAGGGGATGACGGCGACTGGGCCGTGAAGGAACTGGCCACGCTCCGTTCCAAGAGCCCGCAGACCTGCAAGGTCGCCCTGCGCCAATTGGCCGAAGCCGCCCTGCTCACCGATTTTGCCGACGAGATGCGGATGGAATACCGCATCGCATCGCGCGTACTCACCCGCCCGGATTTCGCCGAAGGGGTGCGCGCGGTGATCGTCGACAAGACCGGCGATCCGAAGTGGGACCCCGCCACTCCCGAAGGCGTGAGCGATGCGCTGATCGACAGCATCTTCGCGCCGCTGCCCGAACAGGAAGAATGGAAGCCCCTTTGAGCTACGAAACGATCACCGTCGAACAGCGCCCAGAACCGCATGGGGCGGTGACGCTCATCACGCTCAACCGCCCGCAGGCGCTGAACGCCCTCAATTCGCAGGTCCTCGAAGACCTGATCGCAGCCTTTGGCGCTTACGAAGCGGACCCGGGACAGCTCTGCGCGGTGCTGACCGGCGCGGGCGACAAGGCATTCGCGGCGGGCGCCGACATCAAGGAGATGGCCGACAAGCCGGCGGCCGATTTCTACCTCGACGATTTCTTCGCCCGCTGGACCAGCCACCTGGTCAAGGCGGTGCGCAAGCCGTGGATCGCGGCGGTGAACGGCTTCGCGCTGGGCGGCGGGTGCGAGCTTGCGATGATGGCGGACTTCATCATCGCGTCCGAAAAGGCGAAATTCGGCCAGCCCGAAATCAAGCTCGGCGTCGCGCCCGGGATGGGCGGCAGCCAGCGCCTGACCCGCGCGGTGGGCAAGGCCAAGGCGATGGAAATGTGCCTGACGGGCCGGATGATGGACGCCGCCGAAGCTGAGCGCAGCGGACTCGTCGCCCGCGTTGTCTCGCACGAGAGCCTTCTGGACGAAGCGCTCAGGACAGCCGCCGCGATCGCCGCGATGCCGCCGATGGCGGCGATCGCCAACAAGGAAATGGTCAACGCCGCGTTCGAGACCACGCTCGACCAGGGCCTGATCGTCGAGCGCCGCATCTTCCAGATCCTCGCCGCCAGCGAGGACAAGGCCGAAGGCATGGCCGCCTTCATCGAGAAGCGCGAAGGCCAGTGGAAGGGGCGCTAGCCACAAGCCCTCTCCCCTTCCAGGGGAAAGGAAGGAGCGCCGCCGGCGCCGAAGGAGAGGGGAACGGCGGTGACTGTGCGTGCTACGCCCGTCCCCTCGCCCAACCCTCTCCCCTGGAGGCGCAGATGGGCGCAGCCAACGGGAGCGGGCTTTGACGGAGAGTAATATGAAGATCGCCTTCATCGGCCTCGGCAACATGGGCGGCGGGATGGCCGCGAACCTCGTCAAGGCGGGGCACGAGGTGCGCGCGTTCGACCTCAGCCAGGACGCCCTCGACCGCGCTGGAGAACACGGCTGCACGACCGCCGCTTCGGTGGCCGAAGCGGTGACGGATGCTGATGCGGTGGTGTCGATGCTCCCCAACGGACAGATCGTGCTCAGCGCCTACACCGGCGAGGTGTTTGGCGCGGCGTCGGGGGGCGCGATCCTGCTCGATTGTTCCACGATCGATGTCGCCACGGCGCGCGAAGTGGCCGAACAGGCGCGGCAGCATGGTTACGAGATGGTCGACGCCCCGGTTTCGGGCGGCATCGCGGCGGCGAACGGCGGCACGCTGACCTTCATGGTCGGCGGCAGCGACGAAGCGTTCGCCCGCGCCGAGCCGATCCTCCAGGCGATGGGCAAGGCGGTGATCCATGCCGGTGCCTCCGGTAACGGACAGGCGGCCAAGATCTGCAATAACATGCTGCTGGGCATTCACATGATCGGCACGTGCGAGGCGTTCGCCATGGCGCAGAAGCTCGGCCTCGACCCGCAGACATTCTATGACATTTCCAGCGTCAGCAGCGGCCAGTGCTGGTCGATGACGAGCTATTGCCCGGTCCCCGGCGTCGGCCCGCAATCGCCGGCCGATAACGGCTACCAGGGCGGGTTCGCCGCCGCGCTGATGCTGAAGGACTTGCGCCTGGCGATCGAGGCTGCGGAAACCGCCGACGCGCCGGTGCCGATGGGCCAGCGCGCGCGGGCGCTTTACGAAGACTTCGTGGGCGCCGGCAACGGCGGACAGGATTTCAGCGGGATCATTCGGACGCTGTAGGCGGGCTCGTGCCGGCGGCCTCCGGCTCGGCGCGCGCCGCCTTTCGCTCCGTAAACCACATCACCAGCAGCGCGCTTTCGAACAGCAGGACGAGCGGGATCGCCAGCATGAGCTGGCTGATCACGTCGGGCGGCGTCACGACCGCGGCGATCACGAACGCGACCACAATGGCGTAGCGCCGCGCGCCCACCAGTTGCGCCCGGCTGACGATGCCGGCGGTGTTGAGCAGCAGCAGCAGCACGGGCAACAGGAAGCTCAGCCCGAAAGCCAGAATGAACTGCATCACCAGGCTGAGGTAGTCCTCCGAATTGGGCAGCGCGTCGATCTGCACGCCGCCCTGGGTGCCTTCGAATCCCAGGAAGAACTCGAACGCCGTGGGCATGACGACGTAATAGGCAAGCGCCCCGCCCATCACGAACAGCACCGGCGTCGCCAACAGGAACGGTAGAAAGGCGCGCTTCTCGTTGGCGTAGAGGCCAGGGGCGACGAAGGCCCACAGCTGGTTGGCGATCACCGGGAAGCTGACGAAGAAGGCGGCGAACAGCGCGACCTTCAGCTCGACGAAGAACTGGCCGTAGAGCTTGGTGTAGATGAGACGGCTCTGCCCGGCATCCAGCAGCGGCTGGACCAGGAATGCCAGGATATCCTGCGCGAAGTAGAAACACACCCCGAACGCGACCCCGAGCGCGAGGAACGCGCGGAGCAGCCGCGCCCGCAGCTCGATCAGGTGGTCGAGCAGCGGCGCCTGGCTGTCATCGATGTCGCGCAGCTTGAACATGGGTCAGCGCAGCGGAAGCTGGGGTTCGTCATTGGCGGAAGCGGGCGGCGGGGGCGGCCCAATGCCCGCATCAGGTGCGCCGCGCGCCTCTGCCCCGGCGGCAGAGGACGGGAGCGGCCGCATCTCGTGATCGGACAGGTCCACTTGCGGATGCTCCGCCATGATACGGGCGTTCTGTTCGGCCCACTTCTTCTCCATCTCCTCCATCTCCGCCTCGCGGATCATCGCCTCGATGCCGGAGCGGAAGTGGTTGGAGGTGCGCCGGACCTTGCCGATCCACCGGCCCGCGGTGCGCAGGGCGCGGGGCAGGTCCTTGGGCCCGATGACCACGACCGCGACGATCACGATCATCAGGAGTTCCGAGGCACCGATATCTAACATGGTCTGGTTCGCCCCGTCAGCGGGCGTGGATCAGGAAACGGCCGTCAGGCGCGATCGCGCGGTTCGGCTGCGGCGGCTTCCGGCACGGTTTCGCCCGCAGGCTTGGCATCGTGATGCGGCCGTTCGAGGCGCTGTGTCGGCGCGGGCGTGCCGGGCTTTGCGGCGGCGGCGTCATCTTCGTTCATCCCGGCCTTGAAGCTTTTGATGCCCTTGCCGAAGTCGCCCATGATTTCCGCCACGCGCCCGCGCCCGAACAGGACGAGGACGATGAGCAGCACGATCAGCCAGTGCCAGATGGAAAACGAACCCATGGGTAATCTCCTTGCCCCGCAATCTAGGCGATGCAGGCCGGCTTTGCCAGCCTAACCGCCGCTGCGCGCGGGGGTTACGCGCCGGACTCCGCCGGATCGGCCGATTCGCCCGGGTCCGGCATGGCCAGCGCCTCGAACGCCTCGTCCACGGGATCGAGCAGGCCGGCAGCGCGCAGATCGTCGATCCCCGGCAAGTCGCGCCGGGATGCGAGGCCGAAATGCTGCAGGAATTCGGGCGTGGTGGCATAGATCGCCGGGCGCCCCGGCGTCTCGCGCCGCCCCGCGATGCGCACCCAGCCGGCCTCCATCAGCACGTCGAGCGTGCCGCCCGAGGTCTGCACGCCGCGAATCGCCTCGATCTCCGCGCGGCTCACGGGTTCGTGATAGGCGACGATCGCGAGCACTTCGGTCGCCGCGCGGCTGAGCCGGCGCACCGCCTCCTTCTCGCGCCGCAGGATGTGGGCAAGGTCGGGCGCGGTCTGGAAATGCCAGCGCCCGCCGCGCTCCACCAGGTGCACCCCGCGCGGCTGGTAATGCGCGGCGAGGGCCGTCAATGCCGCGCGCACCGCGCCCGCGGGCGCGTCACGCAGGTGGCTCGCCAGCGCATCCACCGTCATCGGCTGGTCCGCCGCGAACAGCGCCGCTTCGACCGCACGTTCGATCTCGGTCGGCGCGGTCATGCGGGGACGCGGCGCAGCAGCAGCGGCCCGAACGCGTCGTCCTGCGCCAGTTCCGCCCTGCCCCGCCGGGCAAGCTCCAGCGCAGCGACGAAGCTGCTGGCGAGCGCGGACTTGCGCAGCCTCGGCTCCGCGTGCGGGGGCAGGAACTGCCGCAGTTCCAGCCAGTCGAGCGTGACGCCGAGCATGGCGGACACGCGGTCCAGCGCGGATTCCAGCGTCATCACCGGCCGGTCCCGCACCATGTGCACCACCGGCGCGGTGCGGGCCTTCACCTGGCCATAGGCCTGGACCAGCGCGAACCAGTCGCATTGCCAGTCGGTCTTGCGGTCGGTCCTCAGGCCTTCGGGCGCGCCGCGGGCGAAGACATCGCGGCCGAGCCGGTCCCGCGCCATCAGCCGCGCCGCAGCCTCGCGCATGGCGCCAAGGCGGGCAAGCCGCAGCTGCAGCCGCAGCGCCAGGTCTTCGGGGCTCGGGTCTTCCTGCTCGTCACGCGGCAGCAGCAGCGCGGACTTGAGGTAGGCGAGCCAGGCCGCCATCACCAGGTAATCGGCCGCCAGCTCCAGCCGCAGCGCTTCGGCCTGTTCGATGTAGGCGATGTACTGATCCACCAGCGCGAGGATGGAGATCGCCTTCAGGTCCACCTTCTGCCGCCGCGCCAGGTCGAGCAGCAGGTCGAGCGGCCCTTCCCACCCGTCGAGATCGAGATAGAGCGCCGCCTCGTCGTTCGGAGCGGAAGCGGGACCCGTCCACTCTCCCTCCGTGTTCTCCAGATCGAGGTCGAGGACGAGCGCGCCGTCGTTCATGCAGGCGTCCCGGCCAGAGCCAGCAGGGTATCGCGCTGGGCGAGCAGTTCCGCCTTGTCGCCCTGCGGCGGCCCGCCCGTCCCCTCAAGCGCGCGGTGGAGGCGCGCTGCGCCCTCGGCAGTCAGGGCTGGAAGGCGGCGGGCGATCTCCACCATGTCGTCCATCTTCGCCCAGCAATTGAGGGCGAGGTCGCATCCGGCGGCAATGGCGCGCTCGGCCCGCTCGGGCACGCTGCCCGACAGCGCTTCCATGTCGAGATCGTCGGTCAGCAGCAGGCCGGTGAACCCGATCCGGCCACGGATCACGTCGCGGATGACGACGGCGGACTGCGTGGCGGGATTGTCGGCGTCCCAGGCGGTGAACACCAGGT
This region of Tsuneonella aeria genomic DNA includes:
- a CDS encoding acyl-CoA dehydrogenase family protein, which encodes MTGQFQLTEDQLAIQDMARKFTADRITPFAAQWDEDHHFPRDVVQAAGELGFGAIYVSEESGGIALGRLEAALIMEAMAYGCPATSAYVSIHNMASWMIDRFGSAEVKARFLPKLVSMEHIASYALTEPGSGSDAAALKTTARLDGDHYVLNGTKQFISGSGFNDIYVVMVRTSEDRAKGITCLVVEKGTPGLSHGAPEKKLGWNASPTAQLIFEDCRVPVANRVGGEGEGFRFAMAGLDGGRLNIGACSLGGAQRCLDEAVNYTKERQQFGQPIADFQNTQFMLADMATDLEAARALLYLAAAKVTDGAPDKTRFSAMAKRLATDSGSRIVNDALQLFGGYGYLKDYPIERFWRDLRVHSILEGTNQVMRMIVGRDMLRQ
- a CDS encoding enoyl-CoA hydratase/isomerase family protein; this encodes MTSDVLIRSDGRVGHISLNRPKALHALTLDMCHAMSAALTDWSADDAVEAVILDHAEGRGFCAGGDIAFLRNSALNDGGVSGRAFFHDEYQLNHQMFEYAKPIVAFMDGVTMGGGVGISQPADFRVATEHTRFAMPETGIGLFPDVGGGWYLSRLPGRLGQFLALTGARLDGAECLWAGLATHYLPAEKLAEAKARIADHPDRIAGILSELSVTPPAARIEENVGNIAHHFRSDRLEDIVASLEGDDGDWAVKELATLRSKSPQTCKVALRQLAEAALLTDFADEMRMEYRIASRVLTRPDFAEGVRAVIVDKTGDPKWDPATPEGVSDALIDSIFAPLPEQEEWKPL
- a CDS encoding enoyl-CoA hydratase-related protein, whose protein sequence is MSYETITVEQRPEPHGAVTLITLNRPQALNALNSQVLEDLIAAFGAYEADPGQLCAVLTGAGDKAFAAGADIKEMADKPAADFYLDDFFARWTSHLVKAVRKPWIAAVNGFALGGGCELAMMADFIIASEKAKFGQPEIKLGVAPGMGGSQRLTRAVGKAKAMEMCLTGRMMDAAEAERSGLVARVVSHESLLDEALRTAAAIAAMPPMAAIANKEMVNAAFETTLDQGLIVERRIFQILAASEDKAEGMAAFIEKREGQWKGR
- the mmsB gene encoding 3-hydroxyisobutyrate dehydrogenase produces the protein MTESNMKIAFIGLGNMGGGMAANLVKAGHEVRAFDLSQDALDRAGEHGCTTAASVAEAVTDADAVVSMLPNGQIVLSAYTGEVFGAASGGAILLDCSTIDVATAREVAEQARQHGYEMVDAPVSGGIAAANGGTLTFMVGGSDEAFARAEPILQAMGKAVIHAGASGNGQAAKICNNMLLGIHMIGTCEAFAMAQKLGLDPQTFYDISSVSSGQCWSMTSYCPVPGVGPQSPADNGYQGGFAAALMLKDLRLAIEAAETADAPVPMGQRARALYEDFVGAGNGGQDFSGIIRTL
- the tatC gene encoding twin-arginine translocase subunit TatC, coding for MFKLRDIDDSQAPLLDHLIELRARLLRAFLALGVAFGVCFYFAQDILAFLVQPLLDAGQSRLIYTKLYGQFFVELKVALFAAFFVSFPVIANQLWAFVAPGLYANEKRAFLPFLLATPVLFVMGGALAYYVVMPTAFEFFLGFEGTQGGVQIDALPNSEDYLSLVMQFILAFGLSFLLPVLLLLLNTAGIVSRAQLVGARRYAIVVAFVIAAVVTPPDVISQLMLAIPLVLLFESALLVMWFTERKAARAEPEAAGTSPPTASE
- the tatB gene encoding Sec-independent protein translocase protein TatB; translation: MLDIGASELLMIVIVAVVVIGPKDLPRALRTAGRWIGKVRRTSNHFRSGIEAMIREAEMEEMEKKWAEQNARIMAEHPQVDLSDHEMRPLPSSAAGAEARGAPDAGIGPPPPPASANDEPQLPLR
- a CDS encoding twin-arginine translocase TatA/TatE family subunit; amino-acid sequence: MGSFSIWHWLIVLLIVLVLFGRGRVAEIMGDFGKGIKSFKAGMNEDDAAAAKPGTPAPTQRLERPHHDAKPAGETVPEAAAAEPRDRA
- the scpB gene encoding SMC-Scp complex subunit ScpB, coding for MTAPTEIERAVEAALFAADQPMTVDALASHLRDAPAGAVRAALTALAAHYQPRGVHLVERGGRWHFQTAPDLAHILRREKEAVRRLSRAATEVLAIVAYHEPVSRAEIEAIRGVQTSGGTLDVLMEAGWVRIAGRRETPGRPAIYATTPEFLQHFGLASRRDLPGIDDLRAAGLLDPVDEAFEALAMPDPGESADPAESGA
- a CDS encoding segregation and condensation protein A, whose amino-acid sequence is MNDGALVLDLDLENTEGEWTGPASAPNDEAALYLDLDGWEGPLDLLLDLARRQKVDLKAISILALVDQYIAYIEQAEALRLELAADYLVMAAWLAYLKSALLLPRDEQEDPSPEDLALRLQLRLARLGAMREAAARLMARDRLGRDVFARGAPEGLRTDRKTDWQCDWFALVQAYGQVKARTAPVVHMVRDRPVMTLESALDRVSAMLGVTLDWLELRQFLPPHAEPRLRKSALASSFVAALELARRGRAELAQDDAFGPLLLRRVPA